The following proteins are co-located in the Arctopsyche grandis isolate Sample6627 chromosome 3, ASM5162203v2, whole genome shotgun sequence genome:
- the Glyp gene encoding glycogen phosphorylase has protein sequence MAGVQSDHDKRKQISVRGIVAVESVVEVKKSFNRHVHYTLVKDRNVATPRDYYFALAHTVKDHLVSRWIRTQQYYYEKDPKRVYYLSLEYYMGRSLQNTMVNLGIQGSCDEALYQLGLDIEELESLEEDAGLGNGGLGRLAACFLDSMATLGLAAYGYGIRYEYGIFAQKIKNGEQIEEPDDWLRYGNPWEKARPEFMLPVNFYGRVEDTPEGRRKWVDTQVVFAMPYDNPIPGFRNNVVNTLRLWSAKSPVDFNLKFFNDGDYIQAVLDRNQAENISRVLYPNDNFFEGKELRLKQEYFMVAATLQDIIRRFKSAKFGSREAVRTSFKSFPDKVAIQLNDTHPSLAVPELMRVLLDVEGLPWDEAWDVTVRTCAYTNHTVLPEALERWPVSMLESILPRHMEIIYRINHTHLEQVAKRWPDDMDRMRRMSLIEEDGEKRVNMAHLSVVGSHAVNGVARIHSEIIKSDLFHDFYVMNPEKFQNKTNGITPRRWLLLCNPGLSDLICEKIGEEWAVHLDQLAKLKTWAKDPNFQRSVMKVKQENKLRLAEMLESEYGVRVNPASMFDIQVKRIHEYKRQLLNCLHIITLYNRIKKDPSAPFTPRTIMIGGKAAPGYHTAKQIIRLICYVGRIINSDPVVGDRLKVIYLENYRVTLAEKIMPAADLSEQISTAGTEASGTGNMKFMLNGALTIGTLDGANVEMAEEMGNENMFIFGMTVEEVEALKKKGYNAYDYYNNNAEIRQCLDQISSGYFSPGNPDQFKDLTDILLKYDRFFSLADFDAYIKMQDHVSEIYQNSSKWAEMCIYNIASSGKFSSDRTICDYAHDIWDVKPSWEKLPAPHETVS, from the exons ATGGCGGGCGTGCAGAGTGACCACGACAAGCGCAAGCAGATCAGCGTGCGCGGCATCGTGGCCGTCGAGAGCGTCGTGGAAGTGAAGAAGTCGTTCAACCGACACGTGCACTACACCCTGGTGAAGGACCGCAACGTGGCCACTCCTCGCGACTACTACTTCGCGCTCGCCCACACCGTCAAGGACCACCTCGTCTCCCGATGGATCCGCACCCAGCAGTACTACTACGAGAAGGACCCCAAG CGCGTCTACTACTTATCCTTGGAATATTATATGGGTCGCTCACTGCAAAACACCATGGTGAATTTGGGTATTCAAGGATCGTGCGATGAAGCTCTGTACCAACTGGGGCTTGATATTGAAGAGTTGGAATCGTTGGAAGAGGATGCCGGTCTTGGAAATGGAGGTCTGGGACGTTTGGCCGCTTGTTTCTTGGACTCCATGGCTACTTTGGGCCTGGCAGCTTACGGTTATG GTATAAGGTATGAATATGGTATATTTGCTCAAAAGATTAAAAATGGAGAGCAAATTGAAGAACCGGATGATTGGTTGAGATACGGAAATCCATGGGAAAAAGCTCGTCCTGAATTCATGTTGCCAGTCAACTTCTATGGACGAGTTGAAGATACACCTGAAGGAAGGCGGAAGTGGGTTGACACACAG gTAGTTTTTGCAATGCCATATGACAACCCGATTCCAGGATTCAGAAATAACGTTGTCAATACTCTTCGCTTGTGGTCTGCAAAAAGTCCGGTTGATTTTAATCTGAAATTCT TCAATGATGGTGATTATATTCAAGCGGTTTTGGATCGTAATCAAGCTGAGAATATTTCTCGAGTTTTGTATCCCAACGATAATTTCTTTGAAGGAAAAGAACTTAGACTAAAACAGGAATATTTTATGGTAGCTGCTACACTTCAG gatATCATTCGACGATTTAAGTCAGCTAAGTTTGGCTCTCGCGAAGCAGTCCGAACATCTTTCAAAAGTTTCCCAGACAAAGTAGCCATCCAACTCAATGACACTCATCCATCTCTAGCAGTCCCTGAACTTATGCGTGTTCTGCTAGACGTTGAAGGCTTGCCGTGGGATGAGGCTTGGGACGTTACGGTTCGCACTTGTGCATATACAAATCACACTGTCTTACCGGAGGCTTTGGAAAGGTGGCCAGTTTCAATGCTTGAAAGCATTTTGCCTAGGCATATGGAGATTATTTATCGCATCAATCATACACATCTCGAACAG GTGGCTAAAAGGTGGCCTGACGATATGGACCGCATGCGCCGTATGAGTTTGATTGAAGAAGATGGAGAAAAACGAGTAAATATGGCACATCTTAGTGTTGTCGGATCTCATGCTGTCAACGGCGTTGCTCGCATTCATTCTGAGATCATAAAATCTGATCTATTCCACGATTTCTATGTAATGAATCCAGAAAAGTTCCAAAACAAGACAAATGGAATTACACCTCGTCGCTGGTTGTTGTTGTGTAATCCTGGTCTTTCTGATCTTATATGTGAAAAGATCGGGGAAGAATGGGCTGTACATCTAGATCAATTGGCAAAACTGAAAACATGGGCAAAAGATCCAAACTTCCAAAGGTCGGTTATGAAAGTAAAACAAGAGAATAAGTTGCGTTTAGCTGAAATGTTAGAATCCGAGTACGGGGTTCGCGTTAACCCTGCATCCATGTTCGATATTCAGGTGAAACGAATTCACGAATACAAAAGACAATTGCTTAATTGCTTGCACATCATAACTTTATATAATAGAATCAAAAAAGACCCATCAGCTCCATTCACTCCACGCACAATCATGATCGGTGGCAAAGCTGCACCGGGCTATCACACTGCTAAACAAATCATTCGTCTGATTTGTTACGTGGGTCGGATTATCAATTCAGATCCTGTTGTTGGTGATCGTTTGAAGGTTATATATTTGGAGAACTATCGTGTAACTTTGGCTGAAAAGATCATGCCAGCTGCTGATTTGTCTGAACAAATATCAACTGCTGGTACTGAAGCTTCAGGCACAG gaaACATGAAGTTCATGTTGAACGGAGCTCTCACCATTGGTACTCTTGACGGTGCTAATGTGGAGATGGCAGAAGAAATGGGAAATGAGAATATGTTCATATTCGGTATGACGGTGGAAGAAGTTGAAGCATTGAAAAAGAAGGGATACAATGCATATGACTACTATAACAATAATGCAGAGATTCGTCAATGCTTAGATCAAATTTCAAGTGGCTATTTCAGCCCTGGTAATCCAGATCAATTCAAAGATTTGACTGACATTCTTCTGAAATATGATCGTTTCTTCTCGTTGGCTGATTTTGATGCTTATATCAAAATGCAGGATCATGTTAGCGAAATTTATCAG aATTCATCAAAATGGGCCgagatgtgtatttacaatatTGCTTCATCTGGTAAATTCTCCAGCGATCGGACCATTTGTGACTATGCACATGATATATGGGATGTCAAACCCTCATGGGAGAAATTGCCCGCTCCTCACGAAACTGTTTCttaa
- the LOC143909683 gene encoding galectin-6-like isoform X4, protein MDFDHFLKVEVDDVATPYAGKLESLSTGDVITVQGFIHPECERFSVNICCNKEKENVEPDIALHFNPRLSQRYVVRTVRLGGRWGNEETASCFPFPFRRGEKFSIDFFVADSEFYCQVDSAHFCIFDFRTPLERVSELQVRGTGVTIDVVRRGVARSYPARPVASPSPPIVPKSEDDDSIKWENPAIGILQEGFGKGKQIVIKGKIKLLPHSFYVNLQSSVQMWPHPDIPLHINPRFMAGRKHVVIRNAWQQGSWGDEERMETSHLSPGTKFDLRINCEDDHYSVWVRENLIGIFKFRMAPDCVRAILIQGDIHVNQIYQRDTPNRMAIANDEY, encoded by the exons ATGGATTTCGATCATTTTTTAAAG GTGGAAGTGGATGATGTTGCCACGCCGTATGCTGGAAAGCTCGAGTCGTTGAGCACGGGTGATGTTATTACTGTTCAGGGGTTCATTCATCCAGAATGTGAAAG ATTTTCAGTCAATATATGTTGtaataaagaaaaggaaaacGTGGAACCTGATATTGCCCTCCATTTTAATCCTCGTTTATCTCAACGATATGTAGTACGAACTGTCCGACTCGGTGGTCGATGGGGCAATGAAGAAACAGCTTCCTGTTTTCCATTTCCATTTCGACGTGGCGAAAAATTCTCTATTGACTTCTTTGTTGCCGACAGTGAATTTTATTGTCag gTAGACTCCGcccatttttgtatatttgattttcGTACACCATTAGAACGGGTGTCAGAACTTCAGGTAAGAGGAACGGGCGTAACTATAGATGTTGTTCGACGAGGCGTAGCTCGTTCGTATCCTGCCCGTCCGGTTGCTTCACCATCTCCACCTATTGTGCCAAAATCTGAAGACGATGATAGTATTAAATGG gAAAATCCAGCAATTGGTATTCTCCAAGAAGGTTTTGGAAAGGGTAAACAAATAGTTATCAAGGGTAAAATCAAGCTTTTACCCCATTCTTTCTATGTAAATTTACAATCTTCAGTTCAGATGTGGCCGCATCCAGACATTCCATTACACATTAATCCTCGTTTTATGGCTGGCCGGAAACATGTTGTAATTAGAAATGCTTGGCAACAAG gtTCGTGGGGAGATGAAGAGAGAATGGAGACGTCACATTTATCACCTGGAACTAAATTTGATCTGAGAATAAACTGTGAAGATGACCATTATTCGGTCTGGGTTAGAGAAAACTTGATCGGCATATTCAAATTTCGAATGGCACCCGATTGTGTTCGAGCCATATTAATTCAAGGTGACATTCACGTGAATCAGATATACCAAAGAGATACACCCAATCGAATGGCCATAGCTAACGATGAATATTGA
- the LOC143909683 gene encoding galectin-6-like isoform X2, giving the protein MKVPSLPMPVVVSSDDGDGNSRAGCCGYSVCCFANRKPLTCCKSRTQDDDQLNTPGENFYVEVDDVATPYAGKLESLSTGDVITVQGFIHPECERFSVNICCNKEKENVEPDIALHFNPRLSQRYVVRTVRLGGRWGNEETASCFPFPFRRGEKFSIDFFVADSEFYCQVDSAHFCIFDFRTPLERVSELQVRGTGVTIDVVRRGVARSYPARPVASPSPPIVPKSEDDDSIKWENPAIGILQEGFGKGKQIVIKGKIKLLPHSFYVNLQSSVQMWPHPDIPLHINPRFMAGRKHVVIRNAWQQGSWGDEERMETSHLSPGTKFDLRINCEDDHYSVWVRENLIGIFKFRMAPDCVRAILIQGDIHVNQIYQRDTPNRMAIANDEY; this is encoded by the exons ATGAAAGTACCCTCTCTGCCGATGCCTGTGGTGGTGTCTTCAGACGACGGGGATGGGAACTCAAGGGCCGGTTGCTGTGGCTACAGCGTCTGTTGCTTTGCTAACAGAAAACCTTTGACCTGCTGTAAAAGTCGGACACAAGACGATGACCAGCTCAATACGCCCGGCGAAAATTTCTAT GTGGAAGTGGATGATGTTGCCACGCCGTATGCTGGAAAGCTCGAGTCGTTGAGCACGGGTGATGTTATTACTGTTCAGGGGTTCATTCATCCAGAATGTGAAAG ATTTTCAGTCAATATATGTTGtaataaagaaaaggaaaacGTGGAACCTGATATTGCCCTCCATTTTAATCCTCGTTTATCTCAACGATATGTAGTACGAACTGTCCGACTCGGTGGTCGATGGGGCAATGAAGAAACAGCTTCCTGTTTTCCATTTCCATTTCGACGTGGCGAAAAATTCTCTATTGACTTCTTTGTTGCCGACAGTGAATTTTATTGTCag gTAGACTCCGcccatttttgtatatttgattttcGTACACCATTAGAACGGGTGTCAGAACTTCAGGTAAGAGGAACGGGCGTAACTATAGATGTTGTTCGACGAGGCGTAGCTCGTTCGTATCCTGCCCGTCCGGTTGCTTCACCATCTCCACCTATTGTGCCAAAATCTGAAGACGATGATAGTATTAAATGG gAAAATCCAGCAATTGGTATTCTCCAAGAAGGTTTTGGAAAGGGTAAACAAATAGTTATCAAGGGTAAAATCAAGCTTTTACCCCATTCTTTCTATGTAAATTTACAATCTTCAGTTCAGATGTGGCCGCATCCAGACATTCCATTACACATTAATCCTCGTTTTATGGCTGGCCGGAAACATGTTGTAATTAGAAATGCTTGGCAACAAG gtTCGTGGGGAGATGAAGAGAGAATGGAGACGTCACATTTATCACCTGGAACTAAATTTGATCTGAGAATAAACTGTGAAGATGACCATTATTCGGTCTGGGTTAGAGAAAACTTGATCGGCATATTCAAATTTCGAATGGCACCCGATTGTGTTCGAGCCATATTAATTCAAGGTGACATTCACGTGAATCAGATATACCAAAGAGATACACCCAATCGAATGGCCATAGCTAACGATGAATATTGA
- the LOC143909683 gene encoding galectin-6-like isoform X1, which translates to MKVPSLPMPVVVSSDDGDGNSRAGCCGYSVCCFANRKPLTCCKSRTQDDDQLNTPGENFYRLNEHYHAEAEPLLTANLRVEVDDVATPYAGKLESLSTGDVITVQGFIHPECERFSVNICCNKEKENVEPDIALHFNPRLSQRYVVRTVRLGGRWGNEETASCFPFPFRRGEKFSIDFFVADSEFYCQVDSAHFCIFDFRTPLERVSELQVRGTGVTIDVVRRGVARSYPARPVASPSPPIVPKSEDDDSIKWENPAIGILQEGFGKGKQIVIKGKIKLLPHSFYVNLQSSVQMWPHPDIPLHINPRFMAGRKHVVIRNAWQQGSWGDEERMETSHLSPGTKFDLRINCEDDHYSVWVRENLIGIFKFRMAPDCVRAILIQGDIHVNQIYQRDTPNRMAIANDEY; encoded by the exons ATGAAAGTACCCTCTCTGCCGATGCCTGTGGTGGTGTCTTCAGACGACGGGGATGGGAACTCAAGGGCCGGTTGCTGTGGCTACAGCGTCTGTTGCTTTGCTAACAGAAAACCTTTGACCTGCTGTAAAAGTCGGACACAAGACGATGACCAGCTCAATACGCCCGGCGAAAATTTCTAT CGGCTGAATGAGCATTATCATGCAGAAGCAGAACCCCTGTTGACAGCAAATCTCCGG GTGGAAGTGGATGATGTTGCCACGCCGTATGCTGGAAAGCTCGAGTCGTTGAGCACGGGTGATGTTATTACTGTTCAGGGGTTCATTCATCCAGAATGTGAAAG ATTTTCAGTCAATATATGTTGtaataaagaaaaggaaaacGTGGAACCTGATATTGCCCTCCATTTTAATCCTCGTTTATCTCAACGATATGTAGTACGAACTGTCCGACTCGGTGGTCGATGGGGCAATGAAGAAACAGCTTCCTGTTTTCCATTTCCATTTCGACGTGGCGAAAAATTCTCTATTGACTTCTTTGTTGCCGACAGTGAATTTTATTGTCag gTAGACTCCGcccatttttgtatatttgattttcGTACACCATTAGAACGGGTGTCAGAACTTCAGGTAAGAGGAACGGGCGTAACTATAGATGTTGTTCGACGAGGCGTAGCTCGTTCGTATCCTGCCCGTCCGGTTGCTTCACCATCTCCACCTATTGTGCCAAAATCTGAAGACGATGATAGTATTAAATGG gAAAATCCAGCAATTGGTATTCTCCAAGAAGGTTTTGGAAAGGGTAAACAAATAGTTATCAAGGGTAAAATCAAGCTTTTACCCCATTCTTTCTATGTAAATTTACAATCTTCAGTTCAGATGTGGCCGCATCCAGACATTCCATTACACATTAATCCTCGTTTTATGGCTGGCCGGAAACATGTTGTAATTAGAAATGCTTGGCAACAAG gtTCGTGGGGAGATGAAGAGAGAATGGAGACGTCACATTTATCACCTGGAACTAAATTTGATCTGAGAATAAACTGTGAAGATGACCATTATTCGGTCTGGGTTAGAGAAAACTTGATCGGCATATTCAAATTTCGAATGGCACCCGATTGTGTTCGAGCCATATTAATTCAAGGTGACATTCACGTGAATCAGATATACCAAAGAGATACACCCAATCGAATGGCCATAGCTAACGATGAATATTGA
- the Rtnl1 gene encoding reticulon isoform X3 — protein sequence MPPRRTFKNDNGRSDLPPRGPVESLVYWRSPAKSGIALGAGLVLLLALACCSLISVLAYTSLLVLSGTTAFRVYSCVLQAVQKTSDGHPFKDFLETDLSVSQERAQELAVLATAHLNAAANELRRLFLVEDLVDSLKFGVSLWCLTYLGAWFNGMTLLIIGYVALFTLPKVYETNKAQIDANVDLVSAKFQEITNKVKAAIPIGKKGESEKDK from the exons ATGCCTCCGCGCCGCACTTTCAAGAACGACAATGGACGCTCAGATCTGCCCCCACGCGGGCCAG TGGAGTCGCTGGTATACTGGCGATCTCCGGCGAAGTCAGGCATAGCACTAGGAGCAGGTTTGGTACTGCTCTTAGCGTTGGCCTGCTGCTCCTTGATAAGTGTGCTCGCGTACACATCACTCTTGGTACTCTCGGGTACAACTGCTTTTCGCGTATACAGCTGTGTACTTCAAGCTGTTCAAAAGACTTCCGATGGACATCCATTCAA GGACTTTTTGGAGACTGACTTGTCTGTATCCCAAGAGCGAGCTCAGGAGTTAGCCGTACTCGCGACTGCACACCTCAACGCTGCTGCTAATGAACTTCGCAG ATTATTTTTGGTCGAAGATTTGGTTGATTCACTTAAATTTGGAGTTTCTTTATGGTGTCTCACTTATTTGGGAGCGTGGTTTAATGGCATGACACTTCTCATCATTG gATATGTGGCACTTTTCACTCTTCCCAAGGTTTATGAGACCAATAAAGCTCAGATTGACGCTAATGTAGACTTAGTTAGTGCTAAGTTTCAAGAAATCACAAATAA AGTAAAAGCTGCAATCCCAATTGGAAAGAAAGGTGAGAGTGAGAAGGACAAGTAA
- the Rtnl1 gene encoding reticulon isoform X5, which translates to MDFSDFNFKFNAAEVESLVYWRSPAKSGIALGAGLVLLLALACCSLISVLAYTSLLVLSGTTAFRVYSCVLQAVQKTSDGHPFKDFLETDLSVSQERAQELAVLATAHLNAAANELRRLFLVEDLVDSLKFGVSLWCLTYLGAWFNGMTLLIIGYVALFTLPKVYETNKAQIDANVDLVSAKFQEITNKVKAAIPIGKKGESEKDK; encoded by the exons TGGAGTCGCTGGTATACTGGCGATCTCCGGCGAAGTCAGGCATAGCACTAGGAGCAGGTTTGGTACTGCTCTTAGCGTTGGCCTGCTGCTCCTTGATAAGTGTGCTCGCGTACACATCACTCTTGGTACTCTCGGGTACAACTGCTTTTCGCGTATACAGCTGTGTACTTCAAGCTGTTCAAAAGACTTCCGATGGACATCCATTCAA GGACTTTTTGGAGACTGACTTGTCTGTATCCCAAGAGCGAGCTCAGGAGTTAGCCGTACTCGCGACTGCACACCTCAACGCTGCTGCTAATGAACTTCGCAG ATTATTTTTGGTCGAAGATTTGGTTGATTCACTTAAATTTGGAGTTTCTTTATGGTGTCTCACTTATTTGGGAGCGTGGTTTAATGGCATGACACTTCTCATCATTG gATATGTGGCACTTTTCACTCTTCCCAAGGTTTATGAGACCAATAAAGCTCAGATTGACGCTAATGTAGACTTAGTTAGTGCTAAGTTTCAAGAAATCACAAATAA AGTAAAAGCTGCAATCCCAATTGGAAAGAAAGGTGAGAGTGAGAAGGACAAGTAA
- the Rtnl1 gene encoding reticulon isoform X4, producing MGGTADMPCFFMSLLSPVESLVYWRSPAKSGIALGAGLVLLLALACCSLISVLAYTSLLVLSGTTAFRVYSCVLQAVQKTSDGHPFKDFLETDLSVSQERAQELAVLATAHLNAAANELRRLFLVEDLVDSLKFGVSLWCLTYLGAWFNGMTLLIIGYVALFTLPKVYETNKAQIDANVDLVSAKFQEITNKVKAAIPIGKKGESEKDK from the exons TGGAGTCGCTGGTATACTGGCGATCTCCGGCGAAGTCAGGCATAGCACTAGGAGCAGGTTTGGTACTGCTCTTAGCGTTGGCCTGCTGCTCCTTGATAAGTGTGCTCGCGTACACATCACTCTTGGTACTCTCGGGTACAACTGCTTTTCGCGTATACAGCTGTGTACTTCAAGCTGTTCAAAAGACTTCCGATGGACATCCATTCAA GGACTTTTTGGAGACTGACTTGTCTGTATCCCAAGAGCGAGCTCAGGAGTTAGCCGTACTCGCGACTGCACACCTCAACGCTGCTGCTAATGAACTTCGCAG ATTATTTTTGGTCGAAGATTTGGTTGATTCACTTAAATTTGGAGTTTCTTTATGGTGTCTCACTTATTTGGGAGCGTGGTTTAATGGCATGACACTTCTCATCATTG gATATGTGGCACTTTTCACTCTTCCCAAGGTTTATGAGACCAATAAAGCTCAGATTGACGCTAATGTAGACTTAGTTAGTGCTAAGTTTCAAGAAATCACAAATAA AGTAAAAGCTGCAATCCCAATTGGAAAGAAAGGTGAGAGTGAGAAGGACAAGTAA
- the LOC143909683 gene encoding galectin-6-like isoform X3 has translation MCSTVSLLMPGVVDAQEDELDAAWEVFEGDVEVDDVATPYAGKLESLSTGDVITVQGFIHPECERFSVNICCNKEKENVEPDIALHFNPRLSQRYVVRTVRLGGRWGNEETASCFPFPFRRGEKFSIDFFVADSEFYCQVDSAHFCIFDFRTPLERVSELQVRGTGVTIDVVRRGVARSYPARPVASPSPPIVPKSEDDDSIKWENPAIGILQEGFGKGKQIVIKGKIKLLPHSFYVNLQSSVQMWPHPDIPLHINPRFMAGRKHVVIRNAWQQGSWGDEERMETSHLSPGTKFDLRINCEDDHYSVWVRENLIGIFKFRMAPDCVRAILIQGDIHVNQIYQRDTPNRMAIANDEY, from the exons GTGGAAGTGGATGATGTTGCCACGCCGTATGCTGGAAAGCTCGAGTCGTTGAGCACGGGTGATGTTATTACTGTTCAGGGGTTCATTCATCCAGAATGTGAAAG ATTTTCAGTCAATATATGTTGtaataaagaaaaggaaaacGTGGAACCTGATATTGCCCTCCATTTTAATCCTCGTTTATCTCAACGATATGTAGTACGAACTGTCCGACTCGGTGGTCGATGGGGCAATGAAGAAACAGCTTCCTGTTTTCCATTTCCATTTCGACGTGGCGAAAAATTCTCTATTGACTTCTTTGTTGCCGACAGTGAATTTTATTGTCag gTAGACTCCGcccatttttgtatatttgattttcGTACACCATTAGAACGGGTGTCAGAACTTCAGGTAAGAGGAACGGGCGTAACTATAGATGTTGTTCGACGAGGCGTAGCTCGTTCGTATCCTGCCCGTCCGGTTGCTTCACCATCTCCACCTATTGTGCCAAAATCTGAAGACGATGATAGTATTAAATGG gAAAATCCAGCAATTGGTATTCTCCAAGAAGGTTTTGGAAAGGGTAAACAAATAGTTATCAAGGGTAAAATCAAGCTTTTACCCCATTCTTTCTATGTAAATTTACAATCTTCAGTTCAGATGTGGCCGCATCCAGACATTCCATTACACATTAATCCTCGTTTTATGGCTGGCCGGAAACATGTTGTAATTAGAAATGCTTGGCAACAAG gtTCGTGGGGAGATGAAGAGAGAATGGAGACGTCACATTTATCACCTGGAACTAAATTTGATCTGAGAATAAACTGTGAAGATGACCATTATTCGGTCTGGGTTAGAGAAAACTTGATCGGCATATTCAAATTTCGAATGGCACCCGATTGTGTTCGAGCCATATTAATTCAAGGTGACATTCACGTGAATCAGATATACCAAAGAGATACACCCAATCGAATGGCCATAGCTAACGATGAATATTGA